The Primulina eburnea isolate SZY01 chromosome 6, ASM2296580v1, whole genome shotgun sequence genome contains a region encoding:
- the LOC140835452 gene encoding protein FAR1-RELATED SEQUENCE 5-like, translating to MVNAGISVSNAVSFMENEACGPENLGFIRKDAYDHMSRLRKHTKVENGDATALIQYFIDKANKENYFYWNVQLDDDDRVMNFFFRDYRCSLDYEYFGDVLSIDTTYKTNKYNLICAPFVAFKKMWYKCMTYCESEDEFEATWRYMIDTYSLGGHKWLNGMYKIRQKWATAFSNGRFSAGILATSRSEVTNMVLKKSGNKMSSLYEFVINYSKIQKNWRVKEKTEDTRCRHGKPAQILKNHPLLIHAADVYTITIYQLFEIELINSLNCISVETPSCFGNDWNWIQIRVKSHDENSRVRTVLFNKQSHEIKCTCCKFETMGILCKHALMVFNSMHVTVLPNCYLLKRWMKNVKNRVNSSFQESDSVGGGHASEMVFVNQIMRSMYDLTQMSKSHDDARRKLHGMVETAKDEISNLVENLSVDDETACDHIPTDGHMHEVQKEQNGKIKVHKMPTTHRR from the exons ATGGTAAATGCCGGAATTTCAGTGTCCAATGCTGTTTCTTTCATGGAAAACGAAGCCTGTGGGCCGGAGAATTTAGGTTTTATCAGAAAAGATGCATATGACCATATGAGTCGGCTGAGAAAACACACTAAAGTTGAAAATGGAGATGCTACTGCCCTTATTCAATATTTTATAGATAAGGCAAACAAGGAGAATTACTTTTACTGGAATGTTCAGTTGGATGACGACGATCGAGTGATGAACTTTTTCTTTAGGGATTACAGATGTTCTTTAGATTACGAATATTTTGGTGATGTCTTGTCGATTGATACAACCTATAAAACAaataagtataatctgatctgTGCACCATTTGTTG CTTTCAAAAAAATGTGGTATAAATGCATGACTTATTGTGAATCTGAAGATGAATTTGAGGCCACATGGAGATACATGATTGACACATATTCTTTGGGTGGTCATAAGTGGTTGAATGGTATGTATAAAATTAGGCAGAAATGGGCCACTGCTTTCAGCAATGGAAGATTTAGTGCCGGAATTTTGGCGACTTCGAGGAGTGAGGTTACGAATatggttttaaaaaaatcaggCAACAAGATGAGTTCTTTGTACGAATTTGTGATAAACTACTCAAAGATTCAAAAAAATTGGCGAGTGAAGGAGAAGACTGAGGATACTCGTTGTCGTCATGGTAAACCtgcacaaattttgaaaaatcatccattgTTGATTCATGCTGCCGATGTTTATACGATTACCATATATCAGTtatttgagattgagttgatcaattcTTTGAACTGCATATCTGTTGAAACACCATCCTGTTTTGGTAATGATTGGAATTGGATTCAGATCAGAGTAAAATCTCATGATGAAAACTCGAGGGTTAGGACTGTTTTGTTCAATAAGCAGAGTCATGAAATAAAGTGCACTTGTTGTAAGTTTGAGACAATGGGAATTCTTTGTAAGCATGCTTTGATGGTGTTCAACTCTATGCATGTCACTGTTTTACCCAATTGCTATCTTCTGAAGAGATGGATGAAGAATGTAAAAAACAGGGTTAATTCTAGTTTTCAAGAAAGTGACAGTGTTGGTGGTGGTCATGCATCTGAGATGGTTTTTGTAAACCAAATAATGCGATCGATGTATGATCTAACTCAAATGAGCAAGTCTCATGATGATGCGAGAAGAAAACTTCATGGAATGGTTGAAACTGCAAAAGATGAAATATCCAACCTAGTTGAGAATTTGAGTGTCGATGATGAGACAGCTTGTGATCATATTCCAACTGATGGTCACATGCATGAA GTTCAAAAGGAGCAAAACGGAAAGATCAAAGTTCACAAAATGCCTACAACACACAGGAGATGA
- the LOC140834085 gene encoding photosystem I subunit O — translation MAASMATSSTVAGLGSALLSSSPKRLNLTSGFIKSSVPARNPLKLAKASGGKVTCFQGDWLRTDLNVIGFGLIGWLAPSSIPIINGNSLTGLFFSSIGPELAHWPTGPALNSPFWLLMITWHLGLFICLTFGQIGFKGRTEDYF, via the exons ATGGCCGCGAGCATGGCGACTTCGTCCACTGTGGCCGGATTGGGCTCTGCCCTTCTCTCGTCTTCGCCCAAGAGACTTAACCTCACCTCCG GATTTATCAAATCATCGGTGCCAGCCCGGAACCCTCTAAAGCTAGCAAAAGCCTCCGGTGGAAAAGTCACATG TTTCCAAGGAGATTGGCTACGTACGGATCTTAATGTGATCGGATTCGGGTTGATCGGATGGCTAGCACCATCAAGCATTCCAATCATCAACGGCAACAGTTTGACTGGGCTTTTCTTCTCCAGCATCGGGCCTGAGCTCGCTCACTGGCCCACCGGCCCGGCCCTCAATTCACCATTCTG GTTGTTGATGATTACTTGGCACCTTGGGTTGTTCATCTGCCTCACTTTTGGGCAAATTGGCTTCAAGGGAAGGACTGAGGATTACTTTTAA